CTCATGGCACCCCTTTAGGTCAAGACACCGCGGGGACGAGGGTTCTAGGCTTGCTGGTGGCGGGTCCGGGAAGTGGCTTGTCCGAAGAGCCGGTGTTGGGCTGTGAGCCGGTCGCGCTGGAGTCAGAGTCGTGGCCCAGGTGCCCTCCCGGACCCGTCGCCGAGCCGTGGTCGCGTCGGTTCTGGTCGGCCAGCATGCGGGCGTACACGACGTTGGACAGGCGACGTTTCAGGGCGCGCATCGCCATCATCGAGGGTGTGCCGCCAGCCTTTCTGGCGTCGTAGAACTCCCGCCCTGGGGTGGGGTTGCGCAGCTGCACGACGGCCATGATGTGCAGCGTCCGGTTGATCCGGCGGTTCCCGGCCCGGGACAGCCGGTGCCGCTGTTGAGCACCGGAGGAGGCGTCCAGGGGTGCCGTGCCGTTCCACGATGCGAACCGGTTCTTGTCGCGGAAGCGGTGGATGTCGCCGACATCGGCGAGCAGCCGTGCCGCGCCGGTGGGCCCGATCCCGGTCAGCTCCATCAGGGTCGAGCCGCGCTCGGTGACCAGTGCCGCCAGGTCCTTCTCGGCCGTCTTGATCTTGCGGTCGATGGCCTCGATCTCGGTGACCAGCTCGACCGCGAGTCGGCGCCTCGTCTTGCCGACCAGGTCCCGCGGCTTGGTGGTCGCGAGCAGCGCCCGGGCCTGTGGCGCGGACAGGAACCGGTTGGCGCCACCGGGAAACAGCTCCAGCAGCAGCCGATGCAGCCGGTTGATCGTCTGGGTGCGGGCCCGTCCGAGCTCGTCGCGTCGCTCGACGAGCAGCCCCATCACCACCAGCTCGTCGTCGACGGTCACCGGGCGCAGGCCGGGGTCGGCCGGTGCGTACAGCGCGGCCAGGGCGACCGAGCGGGCGTCGACCGGGTCGGTCTTGCGGCCGTTGCCGGTGGCGAACACCCGGACCTGCGCCGACAGCTTCGACGGCACGTCGACGACGACCTCACCGTCGTGGACCAACCGGTGCGCGATGTGCTTGCCGATGCCGTTGCAGCCCTCGACCGCCCAGACCCGCTCCGGGTGCCGACGGCCGGCGGCGAGCAGGTCGGCGTAGCCGGCCTTGT
This portion of the Knoellia sp. p5-6-4 genome encodes:
- a CDS encoding IS110 family transposase; amino-acid sequence: MGVIIGMDPHKRSATIEVIDQSGRRLAVGRFGTDKAGYADLLAAGRRHPERVWAVEGCNGIGKHIAHRLVHDGEVVVDVPSKLSAQVRVFATGNGRKTDPVDARSVALAALYAPADPGLRPVTVDDELVVMGLLVERRDELGRARTQTINRLHRLLLELFPGGANRFLSAPQARALLATTKPRDLVGKTRRRLAVELVTEIEAIDRKIKTAEKDLAALVTERGSTLMELTGIGPTGAARLLADVGDIHRFRDKNRFASWNGTAPLDASSGAQQRHRLSRAGNRRINRTLHIMAVVQLRNPTPGREFYDARKAGGTPSMMAMRALKRRLSNVVYARMLADQNRRDHGSATGPGGHLGHDSDSSATGSQPNTGSSDKPLPGPATSKPRTLVPAVS